From a single Nicotiana tabacum cultivar K326 chromosome 8, ASM71507v2, whole genome shotgun sequence genomic region:
- the LOC142163224 gene encoding uncharacterized protein LOC142163224, translating into MGRTFKNYNFGNSWLELCEVVERLKPTPRWKIVKWLRPLENRVKINSDSSFAEGKVRIGGVVRYHTGDMIMAYSIPTICSSNNLAEAQATLFGVQWCMHLGYINCDLEMDSLVVAEMLNHSINLKMKESIDALSQIMLQLNCIVSHCFKEANRTADSLVKFVAILVDPCMYFDWQSLPRCVV; encoded by the coding sequence ATGGGAAGAACCTTTAAAAACTATAACTTTGGAAATTCATGGTTGGAACTATGTGAAGTAGTTGAAAGACTCAAACCAACTCCTAGGTGGAAAATTGTTAAGTGGTTGAGACCACTTGAAAACAGAGTCAAGATCAATAGTGATAGTAGCTTTGCGGAAGGAAAAGTAAGAATAGGTGGGGTTGTTAGATATCATACAGGTGATATGATTATGGCATACTCAATTCCAACTATATGCTCTAGTAACAATCTGGCAGAAGCCCAAGCAACCCTCTTTGGTGTTCAATGGTGTATGCATCTTGGCTATATAAATTGCGACTTAGAAATGGATTCTCTAGTAGTGGCTGAAATGCTAAATCACTCTATTAACTTGAAAATGAAGGAGTCAATTGATGCATTAAGTCAGATCATGCTCCAGCTTAATTGTATTGTGTCTCATTGTTTCAAAGAAGCGAACCGAACTGCTGATAGCTTGGTGAAGTTTGTTGCTATCTTAGTTGATCCTTGTATGTATTTTGATTGGCAAAGCTTGCCTAGATGTGTAGTATGA